The genomic segment TAACCATCACCCCCACCCAGCCTCCCCCCTCAAGGGGAATGGTCAACAGGATGAGCAGATCATCGTGCTCTCAGCCAGGAGTGAAGAAAGGCTCAAGGCTTATGCACAGCAGATGGTGGAATTCCTGGGGAAAGCCACTAATACGGTCAGCCTCACCGATCTGGCCTACACTCTGCAGGTGGGACGGGAGGCCATGGAGGAGCGGCTTGCCCTGCTGGTATCAAGCATAACGGAGCTGGTTGAAAAGCTTACCCGGTACTGCCAGAGGGAAGGGAGAGATGGGAGAGAGGAAGCGGAGAGGGAAAGTGTGTACCGGGGGAATATGGTGGAGGAAGCGGAGGAAAATGTGTATCGGGGGAATGTGGCGGACCACAAAGGACAGGCAAAGCTCTTCCAGATACTGGGGAAAAAAGCAGGGGAGGAATTTATCCGGTCCATTATTTATGAGCGGGATTTTGCCAAATTAGCCCATCTTTGGACTATGGGGGTGGATGTGGATTGGAAATTACTCTATACAACCCGGACTCCACACCGCCTCCCCCATCGGATCTCTCTTCCAACCTACCCTTTTGCCAGGCAGCGGCATTGGATAAGCGGAGGTTCCGGAGCCCGTTACGGGGACAGCAAAGGATTGCACCCATTAATCGATAAGATTGTCCCCCGGTTAAGTCTCGACCAGGGCCTTGCCTTTCAAAAGACTCTGCACCCTGCCGATTTGATCGTAAAGGATCACAGGGTAAAAGGGCAATCTCTGTTCCCGGCAGTAGGATACCTGGAAATGGCTCGCGCTGCTGCCTCAACTATCATCGAGGACGGTCAAAGCTATAATCTGTCTCATGTGGCCTGGTTATACCCCCTGGCTATCCTGAAAGACAAGAAGGAAGTCCAGATTTTCCTGAGAAAAGAACAGGAGCAGCTCCATTTCGAGATACAGGGCACCCAGGATGATCACGCCCTTACCACCTATGCCAGGGGGACATTCCAGCCTCATGAAGGGATATCTCAAAGGGTTGCCCAGCGGATCTCCATCGAAGAGATTCAAGCCCGATGCAAACATCAAATCGAAAAGGCAATGCTCTATGCCGGGCTCAGAGAGATAGGTATTACCTATGGCCCTTATTTCCAGAGCCTTGACCGGATTTGGGCTGACAGCCAGGAAGCCCTGGGGCTCCTGAGCATGCCGGCAGGATACGAAGACGAATTAAACCACTATGCCCTCCACCCTGCTTTGCTGGACGGAGCCCTTCAGACTATGGCAGGGCTTTTCATTGCCTCTGGTGAAAAGGAGGGAAAGCTCATGCTGCCCTTTGCCGTCGAAGAGGTAGAGATCGTGAATCCCCTTCAGGCACAGGGATACGCATATGTAAAGGCTGTCGAAGGAGATGACCATAAATTCAATAAATTCAACGTGGCCATTTTAGATAGTACCGGCCTGGTCTGCATCAAGCTTCACCATGTTGTATTAAGGGATTTACTCAGAGATGTACTAAATCCCACTGACAGATTCTTCTATCGTCCCGGCTGGATAATAAGCCCGCTCGATCCATTGCCATTGCAATCGCCTTCGGTCCAGGCAGCCGGTGCGGATGCAGGAGCCAGTATCCTTATTATATATTCTTCCTGCGGCCAGGGGCTCATGGAGTCTTTGGCTCAAGCACATGCACAAGATAAGGTGTTTAAGCTTAAACTGGGGACTGAGACAAAACAATATTCACCGGAATCACCAGGAGATTGGGAGATTAAAACGGGTGATCCTGATGCTTTGGATGGTTGTCTGGAACAATTCAATAACATCAAGGTCATTTACTTCCTTGGAGGTATACAGGAGCCGGTATCGGATATCCAGGATTTAAAAGCCCTGGAAGAAAGTCAGGAGCAGGGAGTAATCTCCCTCTTCAGATTAATCAAGGCACTGAATAACCGGAATCTCTTTGAGCATTCCCACCCCCAGATAAAGGTAATCACCAACAATGTCTATCAAATCAGGTCGGGCGATGTAATCAGGCCGTATTCAGCCAGTTTGCAGGGCCTGACCAGATCAATGGCGAAAGAATTCCCTGCGGCCCAGGTCAGCCTTATCGATATCAGCCTGCGAACCAGGGAGGGAGGGGATCTGTCGAGGGAAGAACTGGAGAGTCTGGTCAGCTTGATTATGGCAGAGCCTGCTCACCGGAAGGGGGAAGCGGTGGCTATACGCGACGGGAAACGATATGTTCAGGTGGTGGAGCCGATTTCCCTTCCTTCAGTAACCGGAACACCATTTCAGCATCAGGGTGTCTACCTGATTTTGGGCGGAGCAGGAGGCATCGGGCTTGAGTTGAGCCGGTATCTGGCAGAGACAGTCCAGGCACGGCTGGTATTATTGGGTCGCAGTGAATTGGGGGCGGCACACAAGGGGAAATTTGCCCACATCGAATCAACAGGGGGCCAGGTACTCTATATCCAGGCGGATGCCACAGACCTTCAGAGTATGAAAGCAGCCGTTGAGAAGGCAAAGACTCATTTTGGCCGTATCAATGGAGTGATCCATTCAGCTATTGTCTTGAAAGATCAGATGTTAAGGAATATGAGTGAAGAGACTTTCCGGCAGGCACTGGAGCCCAAAGTCAAAGGCAGTATCATTCTGCATGCAGTAATGCAGGAGGAGCCCCTTGATTTCATGCTGTTCCTCTCATCATTTCAATCATTCTTAGGCAATATCGGGCAGAGCAACTATGCTTCAGCCTGTACCTTTAAGGATGCTTTCGGCTTATATCTCAATCAGAATAAGCCCTACCCGGTGAAGGTTATCAATTGGGGCTATTGGGGAAGTGTCGGTATTGTATCCAATGGTGAATATAACAAGCGGCTCGGTGCCTATGGCATCAAATCCATCGAGCCTGATGAGGGGATGGAGGCAATAAAGAGGGTATTGGGAAATCCCGTAGATCAAATTATCGCCATGAAAGCGGAGGATCGGGCTTTGGAGGCATTAGGAGTTAATCTGCATCATCAGGTGGAGCTTTACCCTGAGCATATCCCGTCGCTTATCGAAGCTATGTTCGATCAGGTTAAATTATTGCCAGGAGCGATAAATGCCTGAAAAAGGCAAAGACAAAGGCAAAGACAAAAACAAAGGCAAAGGCAAAGGATACCACAGAGACACAGAGACACAGAGGTACACAGAGGAAA from the bacterium genome contains:
- a CDS encoding SDR family oxidoreductase; translation: NHHPHPASPLKGNGQQDEQIIVLSARSEERLKAYAQQMVEFLGKATNTVSLTDLAYTLQVGREAMEERLALLVSSITELVEKLTRYCQREGRDGREEAERESVYRGNMVEEAEENVYRGNVADHKGQAKLFQILGKKAGEEFIRSIIYERDFAKLAHLWTMGVDVDWKLLYTTRTPHRLPHRISLPTYPFARQRHWISGGSGARYGDSKGLHPLIDKIVPRLSLDQGLAFQKTLHPADLIVKDHRVKGQSLFPAVGYLEMARAAASTIIEDGQSYNLSHVAWLYPLAILKDKKEVQIFLRKEQEQLHFEIQGTQDDHALTTYARGTFQPHEGISQRVAQRISIEEIQARCKHQIEKAMLYAGLREIGITYGPYFQSLDRIWADSQEALGLLSMPAGYEDELNHYALHPALLDGALQTMAGLFIASGEKEGKLMLPFAVEEVEIVNPLQAQGYAYVKAVEGDDHKFNKFNVAILDSTGLVCIKLHHVVLRDLLRDVLNPTDRFFYRPGWIISPLDPLPLQSPSVQAAGADAGASILIIYSSCGQGLMESLAQAHAQDKVFKLKLGTETKQYSPESPGDWEIKTGDPDALDGCLEQFNNIKVIYFLGGIQEPVSDIQDLKALEESQEQGVISLFRLIKALNNRNLFEHSHPQIKVITNNVYQIRSGDVIRPYSASLQGLTRSMAKEFPAAQVSLIDISLRTREGGDLSREELESLVSLIMAEPAHRKGEAVAIRDGKRYVQVVEPISLPSVTGTPFQHQGVYLILGGAGGIGLELSRYLAETVQARLVLLGRSELGAAHKGKFAHIESTGGQVLYIQADATDLQSMKAAVEKAKTHFGRINGVIHSAIVLKDQMLRNMSEETFRQALEPKVKGSIILHAVMQEEPLDFMLFLSSFQSFLGNIGQSNYASACTFKDAFGLYLNQNKPYPVKVINWGYWGSVGIVSNGEYNKRLGAYGIKSIEPDEGMEAIKRVLGNPVDQIIAMKAEDRALEALGVNLHHQVELYPEHIPSLIEAMFDQVKLLPGAINA